The following proteins are co-located in the Gloeocapsa sp. PCC 7428 genome:
- a CDS encoding DUF262 domain-containing protein, producing MKASETTLRNLLEGTKQFQIPLFQRSYSWKKENWEILWEDLMSLYREEIKGYYFLGPIVTQAVPGTADGISPFVVIDGQQRLTTLTIILAVLRNYLKKTDKVIANEVQELYLINKFKKDNDIYKVLPTQSDREVYQSIITAKTVKDINKVGLIYEAYNFFEAKFKKPGLEDGNILDLNKFKAILLEQILLVNITSDEDDNPYLIFESLNNKGEELSQIDLVRNYIFMKIPAHEQEVVYKNLWLPLQSKFKHYTGDDFANELTNAFWFYLRKDGNAISQKEVYKAIKQKFDSSQATVISQLEEIIQFANYYLRLNFENEEPNDSLKRWFKRLKRLDFTTCHIFLLNVYRDYEEGKISLAEFEQIIRYLESYFVRRWLTGISTRALGTVFNDLYNDVKEKEPNNLVEGLRQTLRSFKTTKIFPEDAKFREALIQNTLYSKTSGLNDRVKLLLESIEATLTKEQVNFENLNLEHIMPQTLNKQWQADLGANYSKIHKEWIHNLGNLTLTGYNSELSNKSFAEKRSLLTASNVTLNQYFKNISAWNEEEIKKRAEHLADIALKIWVR from the coding sequence ATGAAAGCTTCCGAAACAACACTCCGTAACTTACTAGAAGGTACTAAACAATTTCAAATTCCACTTTTTCAGCGATCGTACTCTTGGAAAAAGGAAAACTGGGAAATACTGTGGGAAGACTTAATGAGTCTCTACAGAGAAGAAATCAAAGGCTATTATTTTCTAGGCCCAATAGTAACTCAAGCTGTACCTGGTACCGCAGACGGAATTTCACCATTTGTTGTCATCGATGGACAACAACGCTTAACAACACTAACAATTATTCTAGCAGTTTTGCGAAACTATCTCAAAAAAACTGACAAAGTTATAGCAAACGAAGTTCAGGAGTTGTATTTAATTAACAAATTTAAGAAGGATAATGATATTTATAAGGTATTGCCGACACAAAGCGATCGCGAAGTTTATCAAAGCATTATTACAGCAAAAACAGTTAAAGATATAAATAAAGTAGGATTAATCTATGAAGCTTATAATTTTTTTGAAGCAAAGTTTAAAAAACCAGGGCTTGAGGACGGTAACATACTAGATCTCAACAAATTCAAAGCGATTCTTCTAGAACAAATTTTATTGGTTAATATTACCTCTGATGAGGACGATAACCCTTATCTTATTTTTGAAAGCCTCAATAACAAAGGAGAAGAATTAAGTCAAATAGACCTGGTGCGAAATTATATTTTTATGAAAATACCTGCTCACGAACAAGAAGTGGTATATAAAAATCTTTGGTTGCCCTTACAATCAAAATTCAAGCATTATACAGGAGATGACTTTGCCAATGAATTAACAAATGCCTTTTGGTTTTACCTGCGTAAAGATGGTAATGCGATTAGTCAAAAGGAAGTCTACAAAGCAATAAAACAAAAATTTGATTCATCTCAAGCAACTGTCATAAGTCAACTCGAAGAAATCATTCAGTTTGCTAATTATTACTTACGCCTCAACTTTGAAAATGAAGAGCCCAATGATAGCTTAAAGCGATGGTTCAAACGACTCAAAAGGCTAGATTTTACTACTTGTCACATATTCTTACTCAACGTATATCGAGATTATGAAGAAGGAAAAATATCGCTAGCAGAGTTTGAGCAAATTATAAGATATTTAGAGTCCTATTTTGTCCGGCGTTGGCTAACAGGAATCTCTACTAGAGCGCTGGGTACAGTTTTCAATGATTTATATAATGATGTGAAAGAAAAAGAACCCAACAATTTAGTTGAAGGCTTACGTCAAACTCTCAGAAGCTTTAAAACTACTAAAATTTTTCCAGAAGATGCAAAATTTCGTGAAGCACTTATTCAAAACACTTTATACAGTAAAACTTCTGGACTAAATGATAGAGTTAAGCTACTACTAGAAAGTATTGAAGCCACGTTAACTAAAGAACAAGTCAATTTTGAAAATTTGAATTTAGAGCATATTATGCCTCAAACTTTAAATAAGCAATGGCAAGCAGATTTAGGTGCTAACTACAGTAAAATTCATAAAGAATGGATACATAATTTAGGTAATTTAACACTAACAGGTTATAATTCTGAACTCTCTAATAAAAGTTTTGCTGAAAAGCGATCGCTCTTGACTGCTAGCAACGTGACCTTAAACCAGTATTTCAAAAACATCAGCGCTTGGAACGAAGAAGAAATTAAAAAGCGTGCTGAACATTTAGCTGATATAGCCCTAAAAATTTGGGTTCGATAA
- a CDS encoding FAD-binding domain-containing protein, with protein MQREFASRDELVAYLREQFPEAARDNHISQIVGGRKAAETALEKVDAAQYTKSRNFLTGAVTKLSPYIRYGVLSLAEIRDYVLQKVKHQDEATKLINELGWRDYWQRLYVKLGNGIWEDQEPYKTGYKVEEYQQELPEDIAHGTSKRVCIDSFSRDLREIGYLHNHMRMWLAAYIVHWRRVRWQTGAKWFLEHLLDGDPASNNMSWQWVASTFSHKPYYFNRENLERYTEGVYCRQCPLYGSCDFEGSYEELEQRLFPKGEFSNNRGSQSWQRGKKGRRVRS; from the coding sequence ATGCAGCGTGAATTCGCTAGCCGTGATGAGTTAGTTGCCTACTTACGCGAACAATTCCCAGAAGCAGCACGTGACAATCATATTTCTCAAATTGTGGGAGGACGAAAAGCCGCAGAAACAGCATTAGAAAAAGTCGATGCAGCCCAGTATACTAAATCGCGAAATTTTTTAACAGGTGCAGTGACAAAGCTTTCACCATATATTCGTTATGGAGTTCTCAGTTTAGCTGAAATTCGAGACTATGTTTTGCAAAAAGTGAAACATCAAGATGAAGCAACAAAACTCATTAATGAACTAGGTTGGCGTGATTATTGGCAGCGATTGTATGTCAAGTTAGGTAATGGTATTTGGGAAGATCAAGAACCTTATAAAACTGGCTACAAAGTAGAAGAATATCAACAAGAATTACCCGAAGATATTGCGCATGGAACGAGTAAACGGGTGTGCATCGATAGCTTTAGCCGCGATTTAAGGGAAATTGGCTATTTACATAATCATATGCGGATGTGGCTAGCAGCATACATTGTGCATTGGCGGCGTGTGCGTTGGCAAACTGGCGCAAAGTGGTTTTTAGAACATCTTTTAGACGGCGATCCAGCGAGTAATAATATGTCATGGCAGTGGGTTGCAAGTACTTTTAGTCATAAGCCGTATTATTTCAATCGCGAGAATTTAGAACGCTACACCGAAGGAGTGTATTGTCGTCAATGTCCTTTATATGGTAGTTGTGACTTTGAAGGCAGTTATGAAGAGTTAGAGCAACGGTTGTTTCCTAAAGGAGAGTTTAGTAACAACCGTGGTAGTCAAAGTTGGCAACGGGGGAAAAAGGGGCGACGAGTTAGGAGTTAG
- a CDS encoding NAD-binding protein — translation MAIADAKAEAKGYFVKHGNAADETILYAVGIQRAKALATVLPDDAINVFSNTKYCLKSAIQLLLWYIVAISLNLLRITY, via the coding sequence ATGGCGATCGCCGACGCGAAAGCCGAAGCCAAAGGTTATTTTGTCAAACATGGCAATGCAGCAGATGAAACCATATTATACGCTGTTGGTATCCAACGCGCTAAAGCTTTAGCGACTGTACTTCCTGATGATGCAATTAATGTCTTTTCAAACACGAAATATTGCTTGAAATCGGCGATACAGTTATTGTTATGGTACATCGTGGCGATATCCCTCAATTTGCTAAGAATTACGTATTAA